A window of Gemmatimonadota bacterium genomic DNA:
TGCGGACATTGGCGCGCGTCGCGGCCTGCATCCCGAGGAAGCCCGCGAGGGCGGAGGTCAACGCCCCGGCGACATACGCGGTCGCGGTGTCCACGCCGATCCCCCAGGCGAGCAGCCCCGCCACGACAACGACGAAGACGGCGAGGACGGTGTATTCCCTCTTGAGGAAGGCCATCGCCCCTTCGTGAATCTGCTCGGCGAGTGCGACCATCACCTCGGTTCCGGGAGATTGGCGATTCACGTATCCAAAGATCATGAGCGCCACGAGAAGCCCGAGGATCCCGAGGATCCATGCTCCGCCGGTCAGCATCACGAAGTCCATATTTCCCGCGTCCTCTCCTTAAACGGTGGTCTCACCGATTGAACCGGTTCATCACCGGTCCAATCCCTTCCCGGATCCAGAGCTCGACGCCCTCGGCGAGGGTCGGAAGGAGCTCGATCACACGATCCTCGTCTTCCGTATCCATCGGGGCGAGGACCCAATCCACTAGGTCCCACTCCGGCGGCGGCCGTCCCACACCCACACGGAGCCGTGCGAAGGCCTCACTCCCGAGCGTGGCCACGACCGAGGCGAGCCCATTGTGTCCGCCGTCGCTCCCCGCCGGACGAAACCGCACCCGCCCCACGTCCAGCGCCGCGTCGTCCACGACGACGAGGAGGTCGGCCGCGGGATCGAAGCCCTCTGCCCCGAGAAAGGGACGCAGCGCCGGGCCGCTCCGATTCATATAGCTCAGCGGCTTGAGGAGAAGGACTTCGGCGCCCCCACGCTCCCCGGCCGCGGCCATAGCCGCACCGTCCTTCCGAAAGCCCCCGAACCCCCAGCTGTGGCAGATGCGGTCGAGCACCCACCATCCCACGTTATGCCGCGTCGCGTCGTAGGCGGGTCCGGGATTCCCGAGCCCGGCGACGATCTTCATGCGACGGCCGGCCGCCACCGAGGCAGATCAGTCCTTGTCGGCTCCTTCCTTCCCGCCCTCGGCGCCCTCGCCGGCCTTCTCCTTCTCGCCCACCAGCTCCGGCTCGCCCTCTTCGGCCTCCGCCGGCTCCGCCGACTTGAGGACGGTCGGGATCTGGACCGAGCAGACGATGCGGTCGCCGTCGAGCATCACCTCGACGCCCTCGGGGAGGGGGAGATCGCGCACGTGCACCGCGTCTCCGATCGCGAGGTCGGCGACCTCGACGAGGATCTCCTCCGGAATCCGGTCCGGAAGGCATCGAATCGGGAGGTCGTGGAGCGGCTGCTCGAGGACTCCTCCGTCGTCACGAACACCCCGCGGAATGCCATGGATGTGGAGGGGCACGTCGAGTTCGACCTCGACATCCATCTGAATCCGCAAAAAGTCCACGTGCAGGATATCGGGACGAATCGGATGCGTCTGAATCTCGCGGACCAGCGTCTGGACCAGGCCGGTTCCCCCCTCGATCTCGAGATTCACGATCGTGTTGTCCACGGAGATCGCGTGGAAGAGGAGCTGCGCCTCATGCGTATTCAGCGACAGCGCGAGCGGCTCCCCCGCGGCGCCGTAAACGACGGCCGGAAGTTTCCCCGCCGCGCGAAGCTTTCGTGCGGGGCCCTTTCCCCGCCCTTCGCGGAGCCCGGCCTTGAGGGTCACCTGGGTCGCCATGTTCTCACCTCACGTCTGGGGTCCAGCCCGGACCCACGTTTATGCCTGAGGCTCTTCGATTTTGAAGAGCTGGCTTACCGACTCGTTCGAATGAATGTACTCGATGGCGCGGGCGAGGAGCTCGGCCACGGAGAGGACCTTGAGTCCGGGGAATTTCCGCTCCTCCGGGATCTGAATCGTGTTCGTCACCACGAGCTCCTGCAAAGAAGAGTTCGACAGCCGCTCCGTCGCCTTTCCCGACAGGAGCGCGTGTGTTGCGCACGCGTACACCGCGGTCGCGCCCCGGTCGTGGAGCGCATGCACGGCCGAGGCCATCGTCCCGGCCGTGTCCACCATGTCGTCCGTGATGAGGCAGTGCCGTCCCTCGACTTCCCCGACGACCGACAGTACCTCGCTCTGATTCGGCGCGGGACGGCGCTTGTCGATGATCGCGAAGGTCGCTCCCAGCCGGCGGGAAAAACCCCGGGCCATCTTGGCCGAACCCACGTCCGGAGCGACCACGACGAGGTCCGGAAGTGCCTTATCCACGAAATATTGGGTGAGGACCGGAGCCGCGTAGAGGTGATCCACCGGAATGTCGAAGAACCCCTGGATCTGGTGCTGGTGGAAGTCCATCCCGAGCACGCGGTCCGCGCCCGCGGTGACGACCAGGTTCGCGGCGAGTTTGGCTCCGATCGAGACGCGGGGCTGATCCTTCCGGTCCTGGCGCCCGTACCCGAAGTAGGGGATGACGGCGGTGACTCGGGCCGCCGAGGCGCGCTTCGCGGCATCAATGAGGAGGAGAAGCTCCATGATATTGTCGGCGGGTGAGATCGTCGGCTGGACGATAAAGACATCCCGCCCCCGCGCGTTCCGATCGATGCGGACGAAGATCTCGCCGTCGGCGAAGTCCCGGATCGTGGCGCCGTCCGTCCCCGTCTCGAGCATCCTTCCGATCTCTTCAGAGAGAGGGCGATTCGCCCGCCCCGAGAGGAGGAGGAGGGGGCCCCGTCCGAAGGTCTCTTCCATGCGCCTTTTCCGCCTCTCCAGGTGACCGGTAACAGCCGAGAAAGCTAGACCGGGCGCGGACTCTCGTCAACGCCTCGGAACGGCGCTAGAGATGCGCCTCAACGAGGGAGTTCGAGAAGGATTTCCGAGGTGGCCGGGCTCCGTCCGGGAAGCTCCATCGAGAGGGTGAGGCGGGCTGGACCCGAGGGGAGGGCGGAAAGGTCGAGCCCGACGCGCCGGAAGAGGGGGTCCCCGGGAGCGGGGACCGTCGCCGGGTCCATCCGCTCTTCCCAGGAGATTTCTACGGTCGCCTCCGGTTCCAGGAGGCGGAGAAAGCGGGCGGCCCGTTCCAGGAATGTGCTTCCTTCCGGGGCAGCGACGAGGTGGAACCGGAGGCGCTCCTCAGATCCCACGAGGCCGTACACCTCCCAGGCGACATCCACGCGTCGCTCCGCGAGTGCCGACTCCGGCAGGACCCGGGAGAGAACATCTTCGAGGACCTCGTGGCCCTCCGCGGCTCCTGTTGGCGGGATCCCGGCACTTTCCTGGCCCGGACTGAGGAGAAGAAGATCGGAAAGCTCCACGACGCCGCGTGTGAGTGCGGATTGCTCCACCCCATGGCGCGCACGCCACGCCCGCTCCGCCTCGGGATCGAGGACTTCAACGGAGAGGAGGTACCCGCCGGCGGGCGTCCGAAATGCGGCGACACCTCCCCCACCCCGCATCGCGTGGTCCGGCATCCTCTCCCAATCTGACGGCGTGACCGGGGTCAGATCGTGTGCTGCCCTCAGGAACACGCCCCATTCGGTGGCGGAGGTCAGCGCCTGGTCGGATTTGGCGCTCCATCCCAGGACGAGAAGGAGATCCTCACCCCGCCGGAATCGCGCCTGTTGGACCTCGAGCGCCGCGATCCGCGGAGCATAGGCGGGAGAATAACGCTCGGGCGTCCTTCGGGAATCCGTCCGCCAGTTGCCCGGCGGGATGCTCGCCACGGAGCGGAAGGCCTCCGGCGGAGGGAATACGCCGCGGCTCGACGGGTTCATCCGTCCGACGACGGGAGTGGGTCCCAGATTGAGCGCCGGAGCCCACTCATGCTCGAAGGCCACCTCCGGCCCATAGCGGACGAGGAGCTCGGCGAGGTCTTCGTCCCATCGCATGGAGTACGGATTGCGCGCCCCGGAACGGATCCGGGCGAGGGTCCAGCGGGAGAAGTGTTCGGTGAGGCGGTCGTTCCCCGGGACGAGGTAAAGCGGATCCGCGAGGACCCAGGCGCGTTTCCGAAGGGTCCCGATCGAGTCGGGCGGCGCCTCGGCGAAGAGAGGACGAAGCTCCTCGGGAAGAAGGAAATCGAGGCCCCGCCAGGCCACCGCCACGGCCTCGGGCATCCCGGAGATCGCGCTGTCGAAGGCGGCTTCGGCCTCCTCGAAGCGCCCCAGGCGATGCAGGCTCAGCCCCTCGAGGGCCCGGCACAACCACGCCTCGGCCGGAGCCGCGCCACAGCGGCGGGCGAGCGCGAGCGATTCGTCCCACCGACCCGCCTCCCCGAGGCAGGCCACTCGCTGGCCGAGCACCCACCCGTCCCCCGGAATCGCCTCTCCGATCTCCGCGAGCGTCTCGATCAGCCCTAGGCGCGCCTCCGTGACCTCCGGCACTTCCGGCGGCGGCTTCCAGGCGTCCGGATCGTCCTCTTCGACCGCGTCGTTCCCGAAGGTCAGGCAGAATCGGCCGATGGTGTCATCGCAGGGCCCGGTGAAGGTGCGCCAACCCATGGGTGCGTGGCTGACCCGCGCGCGCTCGAAGACGGATTGGGCGGTGAGGGCGCGATTGCGAAGCTCGGTGGAGTCGGCGGCCGGCGCTGTTAGGCCCTCGGCCTCGATGGCTCCCTGAAGAGCATCGGCCGGCCGCGGGACTGCGCCCAGTAGAAGCGAGACCAGGATGTCCCCAAAAAGAAGTCGCCGATTCGTCATGCCGCCGCGCGCCGAGGCGCGTCCCCCTCAGCGTCCCCCGATGTCGGAAAGCTCCGCCTCCCAGATCGTCGCCGCCGCATCGTAAGCGGTGATGTACCCGGCCTCGAAGTTGGCCGCAACGGCTTCGCTCACCGCCGCCATATAGTCCGCGTGGCTCGGGTAAAGCGCAGCGACCGTGGCCGCGTCGAAAGGCTCGAACG
This region includes:
- the pth gene encoding aminoacyl-tRNA hydrolase produces the protein MKIVAGLGNPGPAYDATRHNVGWWVLDRICHSWGFGGFRKDGAAMAAAGERGGAEVLLLKPLSYMNRSGPALRPFLGAEGFDPAADLLVVVDDAALDVGRVRFRPAGSDGGHNGLASVVATLGSEAFARLRVGVGRPPPEWDLVDWVLAPMDTEDEDRVIELLPTLAEGVELWIREGIGPVMNRFNR
- a CDS encoding 50S ribosomal protein L25, which codes for MATQVTLKAGLREGRGKGPARKLRAAGKLPAVVYGAAGEPLALSLNTHEAQLLFHAISVDNTIVNLEIEGGTGLVQTLVREIQTHPIRPDILHVDFLRIQMDVEVELDVPLHIHGIPRGVRDDGGVLEQPLHDLPIRCLPDRIPEEILVEVADLAIGDAVHVRDLPLPEGVEVMLDGDRIVCSVQIPTVLKSAEPAEAEEGEPELVGEKEKAGEGAEGGKEGADKD
- a CDS encoding ribose-phosphate pyrophosphokinase, giving the protein MEETFGRGPLLLLSGRANRPLSEEIGRMLETGTDGATIRDFADGEIFVRIDRNARGRDVFIVQPTISPADNIMELLLLIDAAKRASAARVTAVIPYFGYGRQDRKDQPRVSIGAKLAANLVVTAGADRVLGMDFHQHQIQGFFDIPVDHLYAAPVLTQYFVDKALPDLVVVAPDVGSAKMARGFSRRLGATFAIIDKRRPAPNQSEVLSVVGEVEGRHCLITDDMVDTAGTMASAVHALHDRGATAVYACATHALLSGKATERLSNSSLQELVVTNTIQIPEERKFPGLKVLSVAELLARAIEYIHSNESVSQLFKIEEPQA